One window of the Methanosarcinales archaeon genome contains the following:
- a CDS encoding DUF2769 domain-containing protein — translation MNICMDYCGTCPSLPFPPQPYLFCARGNSDQTIEKNGCKCPACPVYISNGLKGMYFCETGKAP, via the coding sequence CTGAATATCTGTATGGATTATTGCGGAACCTGCCCCAGTTTGCCATTTCCACCTCAACCTTACCTGTTCTGTGCAAGGGGCAATTCAGATCAGACTATAGAGAAGAATGGCTGCAAGTGTCCCGCATGTCCTGTATATATTTCAAACGGGCTGAAGGGAATGTACTTTTGCGAAACTGGAAAAGCACCTTGA